From the Candidatus Zixiibacteriota bacterium genome, one window contains:
- the argS gene encoding arginine--tRNA ligase → MVKDRYQKQFAEAVSAAFKAAYPDAPQPQGESDAFGLPALLAQLVPPKDPTMGRFCLPVFRYSRLLRQKPADIAARLGPLINKALSSVDAASSLRCESIGGYLNARIDPVAFTTEVLSEILTRGNRYGDSDLGKGQINLVEYSSPNIAKPFGIGHLRSTIIGHSLRRIYKKLGYHALGINYPGDWGTQFGKMIVAFRKWGSEEMLQGDAVKNLLQLYVRFHREAHENPALEDEARLAFKELEQGGPSAVALWERFKQISYAEFNRIYGLLGIEFDWTYGESVLNDRMEAMIQRLERAGLTSRSQGALVVDLGETNLPPLLLRKSDGATLYATRDLAGIEYRWEKYPGFHESLYVVNVAQSDHFKQCFKVIAKLEDAEQVPPDKRMSGRIRHVDFGWVRFDGQMMSTRRGNTVLLEDVINEAARLSSDMIREKNPELPDADKIARMVGVGAVIFSQLSLRRQRDIDFRWAEVLNFDGETGPYLQYTHARLCSVIRKYGAEITRDVDLALLNQPEEQRVIELLADFPGVVVDAGEQYEPYFISSHLLKLGSAFNKVYQRKDEQGRIDKIISDNADLTTARMALVKSVQTVINEGLYLLGLQAPEAM, encoded by the coding sequence ATGGTTAAGGACAGATACCAAAAGCAGTTCGCAGAAGCGGTTTCGGCCGCGTTCAAAGCGGCGTACCCGGACGCTCCGCAACCTCAGGGCGAAAGCGATGCGTTCGGTTTGCCTGCGCTATTGGCTCAGCTTGTTCCCCCCAAGGATCCGACCATGGGCCGGTTCTGCTTGCCGGTCTTTCGTTACAGTCGGTTGCTCAGGCAGAAGCCGGCCGATATAGCCGCCAGGCTGGGCCCGCTGATCAACAAGGCGCTGTCATCAGTTGACGCCGCGTCCTCGCTCCGGTGCGAGTCGATCGGCGGTTACCTGAACGCTCGAATCGACCCGGTCGCGTTTACCACCGAAGTGTTGTCAGAGATTCTCACCCGTGGCAACCGCTACGGCGATAGTGACCTTGGGAAAGGACAAATCAACCTGGTCGAGTACTCCTCGCCCAATATCGCCAAACCGTTCGGAATCGGACACCTTCGCTCGACAATCATCGGCCACTCGCTACGCCGGATCTACAAGAAGCTCGGCTATCACGCCCTCGGGATCAACTACCCGGGCGACTGGGGCACCCAGTTCGGCAAGATGATAGTCGCTTTCCGCAAGTGGGGCAGCGAAGAGATGCTTCAGGGAGACGCCGTCAAGAACCTGCTCCAGTTGTATGTCCGGTTTCATCGCGAGGCCCACGAAAACCCCGCGCTCGAGGACGAGGCCCGCCTGGCATTCAAAGAACTGGAGCAGGGTGGGCCAAGCGCGGTCGCTCTGTGGGAGCGGTTCAAACAGATTTCGTACGCCGAATTCAACCGCATATACGGATTGCTCGGTATAGAGTTCGACTGGACCTACGGCGAATCAGTGCTCAACGACCGGATGGAAGCGATGATTCAGCGGCTGGAGCGGGCCGGGCTGACCTCGCGATCCCAGGGCGCGCTGGTGGTCGATCTTGGCGAAACCAACCTGCCTCCGCTGCTCTTACGCAAATCCGACGGCGCCACGTTGTATGCTACCCGTGATCTGGCCGGCATCGAGTATCGATGGGAAAAATATCCCGGCTTCCATGAGTCACTGTATGTTGTAAATGTTGCCCAATCGGATCACTTCAAGCAGTGCTTTAAGGTCATCGCCAAGCTGGAAGACGCCGAGCAGGTCCCGCCCGACAAACGGATGAGCGGCCGGATCAGGCATGTCGACTTCGGTTGGGTGCGGTTCGACGGCCAGATGATGTCCACCCGCAGGGGTAACACCGTGTTACTCGAGGATGTCATTAATGAGGCAGCGCGGCTATCCAGCGATATGATCCGAGAGAAGAACCCCGAACTTCCGGACGCCGACAAGATCGCCCGCATGGTCGGTGTGGGGGCGGTCATCTTCTCGCAACTGTCTCTCAGGCGGCAGCGGGATATCGATTTTCGCTGGGCCGAGGTGCTCAATTTCGACGGCGAGACCGGGCCGTATCTTCAGTACACCCACGCCCGCCTCTGCTCCGTCATTCGCAAGTACGGCGCCGAAATCACCAGGGATGTCGATTTAGCGCTGTTGAACCAGCCGGAGGAACAACGGGTAATTGAGCTGCTTGCCGATTTCCCGGGTGTGGTTGTAGATGCCGGCGAACAGTACGAGCCTTATTTCATCTCGAGCCACCTGCTCAAGCTGGGCTCGGCATTCAACAAGGTGTATCAGCGCAAGGATGAGCAGGGACGGATAGATAAGATCATTTCTGACAACGCTGACCTCACCACAGCAAGAATGGCGCTGGTAAAATCGGTGCAGACCGTTATTAACGAGGGATTGTACCTTCTAGGGTTACAGGCCCCGGAAGCAATGTAG
- a CDS encoding MFS transporter, which translates to MTVDLHRRTETISPGGIWNRARGAIDAYMASVQMFSRNARLYLIGSFLIGFNYSVFELLLNLYLKELGFVEGQIGYVQSSRAVGMTLIAIPAAMVLSRISLKPLLIGCCLLMTFFSYGLTTWTEFEFLLGFGLLGGMAFAFFRVASGPFYMRNSTQAERTHLFSFSFGTHLLAGMIGSWGSGNLVKLIGDQTGNIILGYQVTLYVALAISLAAVIPLSLIKASPPSAEEHWFGLNREQFRRRGGFYLRLTTVNLLIGIGAGLIIPFLNLYFRDRFGLSPDRIGFYFILLSFGMLAGTLCGPLITPRFGLVRTIVWTQMASIPFMLILAYTHSLYLAVPAFIIRGALMNMGVPINNNFSMELSEKGEQGLVNAILMISWTGSWMFSVALGGNLIERYGYTVVLNVAVALYVLASLAYYVFFSRVEKRREDRNGWYLPGDARV; encoded by the coding sequence ATGACCGTTGATCTACATCGTCGCACCGAAACGATCTCGCCTGGCGGAATCTGGAACCGAGCCAGGGGCGCGATCGACGCTTATATGGCCTCGGTGCAGATGTTCTCGCGCAACGCCCGGCTGTACCTGATCGGTTCGTTCCTCATAGGGTTCAACTACAGTGTCTTCGAACTGCTGCTGAATCTGTACTTGAAGGAGCTTGGGTTTGTCGAGGGGCAGATCGGCTACGTGCAGTCGAGCCGGGCAGTAGGAATGACCTTAATTGCCATTCCGGCCGCGATGGTGCTCAGCCGCATCAGTCTAAAACCGCTGCTGATTGGCTGCTGCCTGCTGATGACGTTCTTCTCGTATGGACTCACCACCTGGACTGAGTTTGAGTTCCTGCTTGGCTTTGGCCTGCTGGGAGGGATGGCGTTCGCCTTCTTCCGGGTGGCGTCCGGTCCTTTCTATATGAGGAACTCGACCCAGGCTGAGCGCACTCACCTATTCTCGTTCTCCTTTGGAACGCACTTGCTGGCCGGAATGATTGGCTCCTGGGGTTCGGGAAATCTGGTCAAACTAATTGGCGATCAAACCGGCAATATCATTCTCGGTTACCAGGTGACGCTCTACGTGGCGCTGGCGATCAGCCTCGCCGCGGTCATACCGCTCAGTCTCATAAAGGCCTCGCCGCCTTCGGCCGAAGAACATTGGTTCGGCCTGAACCGCGAACAGTTCCGTCGTCGCGGCGGATTCTACCTCCGCCTGACCACAGTTAACCTCCTGATCGGGATCGGGGCCGGTTTGATTATTCCGTTTTTGAATCTCTATTTTCGCGATCGGTTCGGTCTGTCCCCTGATCGGATCGGATTCTATTTCATTTTGCTGTCGTTCGGGATGCTGGCAGGCACGCTTTGCGGGCCGCTGATAACGCCACGCTTTGGTCTGGTCCGCACAATTGTATGGACCCAGATGGCGTCAATTCCGTTCATGCTGATCCTGGCGTACACCCACTCTCTTTACCTGGCGGTGCCGGCGTTTATCATACGCGGTGCGCTAATGAACATGGGGGTGCCGATAAACAACAACTTCAGCATGGAGCTCTCCGAAAAAGGGGAGCAGGGGCTGGTAAACGCCATTCTCATGATTTCCTGGACCGGTTCCTGGATGTTCTCGGTGGCGCTCGGCGGCAATCTCATCGAGAGGTACGGCTACACGGTGGTGCTCAATGTTGCCGTTGCGCTGTACGTGCTCGCCTCGCTGGCATACTATGTCTTCTTCTCGCGGGTGGAGAAACGCCGCGAGGACCGTAACGGCTGGTACCTCCCCGGGGATGCGCGGGTATAG
- a CDS encoding aminodeoxychorismate/anthranilate synthase component II — translation MLFVLDNYDSFTYNLVQYLAETGSDVCVARNDEVSVSEVLAMRPSGIVLSPGPGRPENAGILEALIREAAGKVPILGVCLGHQAIGRVFGAQIEYAPSLMHGKTSVVCHDGSLLFRGVNSPMTAGRYHSLVVAMETVPQFLAVTAWSDDGVVMGIAHRQWPVYGVQFHPESVLTPSGRQILDNFVGSLET, via the coding sequence ATGCTTTTCGTGCTCGATAACTACGATTCGTTTACCTACAACCTGGTCCAGTACCTGGCGGAGACGGGCAGCGACGTGTGCGTGGCCCGGAACGATGAAGTGTCTGTCTCTGAGGTTCTCGCTATGAGGCCGTCGGGCATTGTCCTCTCACCTGGACCCGGCCGTCCGGAAAACGCCGGTATACTCGAAGCTCTGATTCGCGAGGCGGCCGGGAAGGTCCCGATTCTGGGCGTCTGTCTCGGCCACCAGGCCATCGGCCGAGTATTCGGTGCGCAAATAGAGTATGCGCCGTCTTTAATGCACGGGAAGACCTCGGTGGTCTGTCACGACGGGTCACTGCTTTTCAGAGGGGTAAACTCGCCGATGACCGCAGGGCGCTACCATTCGTTGGTGGTGGCGATGGAAACAGTGCCCCAGTTTCTCGCGGTTACCGCCTGGTCTGACGACGGGGTTGTCATGGGAATTGCGCACCGGCAATGGCCGGTGTACGGCGTGCAGTTTCATCCGGAATCAGTGCTGACACCATCGGGCAGGCAGATACTGGACAATTTCGTGGGTAGTCTTGAAACCTGA